Proteins encoded within one genomic window of Tidjanibacter massiliensis:
- a CDS encoding S-adenosylmethionine:tRNA ribosyltransferase-isomerase has product MTPKDSVNISDFDYPLPDERIARFPADERDASRLLVYRRGALSETRFRGIGGELPEGAVLVFNNTKVIRARIVMHKPSGARVEVFCLEPHAPADYERAFAAQGECRWQCIVGNLKKWKEGPLAIDFDCNGVPCRVQAWREGTAGTSQVVRFTWDAALSFGQLLEHLGRIPIPPYLGRDSEEIDNTRYQTVYSRFEGSVAAPTAGLHFTPELIERLRREGVRTEEVTLHVGAGTFLPVKTDNPLQHTMHTEHFEVTAATVRRLAAAAAGRHIVAVGTTSVRTLESLPVLGWRILREGNPHTDTPVGQWEAYDLPAEADGAELLGTLASYMEAAGTEKLQAATQIMIMPGFTYRLTSGMITNFHQPKSTLLLLVSAFIGEEWRRLYDYALSHGFRFLSYGDSSLLLP; this is encoded by the coding sequence ATGACACCAAAAGACAGCGTCAACATATCGGATTTCGACTATCCTCTGCCCGACGAACGCATCGCGCGTTTCCCGGCCGACGAACGCGATGCATCGCGGCTGCTCGTGTACCGTAGGGGCGCCCTCTCGGAGACCCGTTTCCGCGGCATCGGCGGAGAGCTGCCCGAAGGGGCCGTGCTGGTGTTCAACAACACGAAAGTGATACGCGCACGCATCGTCATGCACAAACCCAGCGGCGCACGCGTGGAGGTCTTCTGCCTCGAACCGCACGCCCCGGCCGACTACGAACGTGCTTTCGCGGCACAGGGCGAGTGCCGGTGGCAGTGCATCGTCGGCAACCTCAAGAAGTGGAAGGAGGGACCGCTCGCCATCGACTTCGACTGCAACGGCGTTCCGTGCCGGGTGCAGGCGTGGCGCGAAGGCACGGCGGGGACCTCGCAGGTGGTGCGCTTCACATGGGACGCGGCACTGAGTTTCGGCCAGCTGCTCGAACACCTGGGCCGCATCCCGATACCGCCCTACCTCGGCCGCGACAGCGAAGAGATAGACAACACCCGCTATCAGACCGTCTACTCCCGTTTCGAAGGCTCCGTAGCCGCCCCTACGGCCGGTTTGCACTTCACCCCGGAACTGATAGAGAGACTGCGCAGGGAAGGAGTACGCACCGAAGAGGTGACGCTGCATGTGGGTGCGGGCACCTTTCTTCCCGTCAAGACGGACAATCCCCTGCAGCACACCATGCACACCGAACACTTCGAGGTAACGGCAGCCACGGTACGCCGCCTCGCCGCAGCGGCGGCAGGCAGGCACATTGTCGCCGTGGGCACCACCTCGGTACGGACGCTGGAATCGCTCCCCGTACTGGGATGGCGGATACTCCGCGAGGGCAACCCGCATACCGACACCCCCGTGGGACAGTGGGAAGCCTACGACCTACCGGCCGAAGCCGACGGTGCAGAGCTGCTCGGCACGCTCGCCTCGTACATGGAGGCCGCCGGCACCGAAAAGCTGCAGGCCGCCACGCAGATTATGATAATGCCCGGTTTCACCTACCGGCTGACTTCGGGTATGATAACCAATTTTCACCAGCCAAAAAGCACGCTGCTGCTGCTGGTATCGGCATTCATCGGCGAAGAGTGGCGACGCCTCTATGATTACGCCCTCTCGCACGGTTTCCGTTTCCTCAGCTACGGCGACAGTTCGCTGCTGCTCCCGTAA
- a CDS encoding THUMP-like domain-containing protein yields the protein MTTEDILLLDTPLLRQLTEENIGRDPNAVALDKRIAHAGLVATQVKYLQRARRKLPSYYEARAILPPLAFEQSSSEAAATRKSWRGDVCIDLTCGLGVDSFHLSRRFARVIAVERDAALARAAEINFRRLGADNITVVCTAAEEFLNKFAAADGRADLIYADPDRRSAAGRKLVLPEDCSPDILQLLPLLKQLSKRTAVKLSPLFDVAECFRLFGTGCNVEVFSLGGECKEVTVEMSDTDTEGSLGAAIAGRGRWSYPYPVSASATTAGFAPPYRYTVIPDAALRKARLTARYAAEEMPQAFAVPGDSYLFTNTLPAGAIPGKVFEVERMERFDPSCLKRELRRRGIRSADLYTHGFPLAAPELARRLGIREGGSVRLAFTAVGPTLWVIELKEVIL from the coding sequence ATGACAACCGAAGACATACTGCTGCTCGATACGCCGCTGCTGCGACAGCTCACGGAAGAGAATATCGGCCGCGACCCGAATGCCGTGGCACTCGACAAACGCATCGCACATGCCGGACTGGTCGCCACACAAGTAAAATATCTCCAGCGGGCCCGCCGCAAACTGCCCTCCTATTACGAAGCACGGGCCATCCTCCCGCCTCTGGCCTTCGAGCAGTCGAGCAGCGAAGCCGCCGCGACCCGCAAGAGCTGGAGGGGCGATGTGTGCATCGACCTCACCTGCGGACTGGGCGTGGACTCTTTCCACCTCTCCCGCCGTTTCGCCCGCGTCATCGCCGTAGAACGGGACGCCGCACTCGCCAGGGCGGCGGAAATCAACTTCCGCCGCCTGGGAGCGGACAACATCACCGTGGTCTGCACCGCGGCTGAAGAGTTCCTGAACAAATTCGCCGCAGCAGACGGCAGGGCCGACCTGATATACGCCGACCCCGACCGCCGCTCCGCCGCAGGGCGCAAACTGGTACTACCGGAAGATTGCAGTCCGGACATCCTGCAACTGCTGCCTCTGCTGAAGCAACTTTCCAAACGGACAGCCGTCAAACTTTCGCCGCTTTTCGACGTGGCCGAATGTTTCCGTCTCTTCGGAACAGGGTGTAATGTGGAAGTCTTCTCGCTCGGAGGCGAATGCAAGGAAGTTACCGTCGAAATGAGCGACACCGATACGGAAGGCAGCCTCGGCGCCGCCATCGCCGGGCGGGGACGCTGGAGCTATCCCTACCCGGTATCCGCATCCGCCACGACCGCCGGATTCGCACCGCCCTACCGCTACACGGTCATCCCCGATGCCGCACTGCGCAAGGCGCGGCTGACGGCCCGGTATGCAGCCGAAGAGATGCCGCAGGCATTCGCCGTACCGGGCGACAGCTACCTTTTTACGAATACGCTGCCCGCAGGGGCAATACCCGGCAAAGTTTTTGAGGTCGAACGGATGGAACGGTTCGACCCGTCGTGCCTGAAACGGGAACTGCGTCGGCGGGGTATCCGTTCCGCCGACCTTTACACGCACGGTTTTCCCCTCGCCGCTCCGGAACTCGCCCGCAGGCTCGGCATCCGCGAAGGGGGCAGCGTTCGGCTCGCCTTCACCGCCGTCGGGCCGACGCTTTGGGTTATCGAATTAAAAGAGGTAATTTTGTAA
- a CDS encoding YifB family Mg chelatase-like AAA ATPase, with protein MFTKCYASALVGIEAMTVEVEVNITPGLGMFLVGLPDNAVRESQERIRSAFDNSGLKMPGKKVVVNLAPADVRKEGSSLDLTIAVAILAAAGQVAPDRLGSYIIMGELSLDGTVKPIRGALPIAVNARRNGFRGFILPRENAAEAAVAEGLETIAAGSLKEVVDFLNGDAAVPPYVHETTGGDGAESPYEEDFADVKGQAHVKRALEVAAAGGHNVIMIGSPGSGKTMLARRMPTIMPPMTTAESLETTKIHSIAGKPGSTRGLMTHRPFRAPHHLASQVALIGGGTNPQPGEISLAHNGILFLDELPEFGRNMLEVLRQPLEEKKVTVARAKYTIEYPANFMLVAAMNPCPCGYYNHPTKECVCSAASVSRYINRISGPLLDRIDLHVEVTPVALDEISGTAPAEKSAAIRERVVAARARQAARFAGTNGIHTNAMMNPAMLREFCRLDAACSAMLGRAMERLDLSARAYDRIVKVARTIADLAASPDIRPEHIAEAINYRSLDRAGWGR; from the coding sequence ATGTTCACGAAATGTTACGCAAGCGCCCTCGTCGGAATAGAGGCCATGACGGTGGAGGTGGAGGTCAACATCACCCCCGGTCTGGGCATGTTTCTGGTCGGGCTGCCCGATAACGCCGTGCGCGAAAGCCAGGAGCGCATCCGTTCGGCTTTCGACAACAGCGGACTGAAGATGCCCGGCAAGAAGGTGGTCGTAAACCTCGCACCGGCAGACGTCCGCAAGGAGGGCTCTTCGCTCGACCTGACCATTGCCGTAGCCATTCTCGCCGCAGCGGGACAGGTAGCCCCCGACCGGCTCGGCAGCTACATCATCATGGGGGAACTCTCGCTCGACGGAACGGTAAAACCCATCCGCGGAGCCCTTCCCATTGCGGTCAATGCCCGCCGGAACGGTTTCAGGGGATTCATCCTACCACGGGAGAACGCCGCCGAAGCAGCCGTGGCCGAAGGATTGGAAACGATAGCCGCCGGTTCCCTGAAGGAGGTGGTCGATTTTCTGAACGGCGACGCAGCCGTCCCACCCTACGTCCACGAAACGACGGGAGGCGACGGAGCAGAGTCGCCTTACGAAGAGGACTTCGCCGACGTCAAAGGACAGGCCCACGTCAAGCGTGCCCTCGAAGTGGCCGCTGCCGGAGGCCACAACGTCATCATGATAGGTTCGCCCGGGTCGGGAAAGACGATGCTCGCCCGGCGCATGCCCACCATCATGCCGCCCATGACGACCGCCGAATCGCTCGAGACCACCAAGATACACTCCATAGCCGGAAAGCCGGGAAGCACACGGGGCCTCATGACGCACCGCCCTTTCCGCGCTCCGCACCATCTCGCCTCGCAGGTAGCTCTTATCGGCGGGGGCACCAATCCCCAGCCGGGCGAAATCTCCCTCGCCCACAACGGCATCCTCTTTCTCGACGAACTGCCCGAATTCGGCCGCAACATGCTCGAAGTGCTACGGCAGCCGCTGGAGGAGAAGAAAGTGACGGTCGCCCGCGCGAAGTACACCATCGAATATCCCGCCAACTTCATGCTCGTGGCAGCCATGAATCCCTGTCCGTGCGGCTACTACAACCACCCGACCAAGGAGTGCGTATGCAGCGCCGCCTCGGTATCGCGCTACATCAACCGCATTTCGGGTCCCCTGCTCGACCGCATCGACCTGCATGTGGAGGTCACCCCCGTCGCGCTGGACGAAATCTCCGGCACGGCACCGGCCGAAAAGAGCGCCGCGATACGCGAACGGGTGGTCGCAGCGCGGGCACGGCAGGCCGCACGTTTCGCCGGGACGAACGGCATCCATACCAACGCCATGATGAATCCGGCCATGCTCCGTGAGTTCTGCCGCCTCGACGCGGCATGCAGCGCCATGCTCGGCCGTGCGATGGAACGGCTCGACCTTTCGGCCCGCGCCTACGACCGCATCGTGAAAGTGGCGCGTACCATCGCCGACCTGGCCGCATCGCCCGACATCCGGCCCGAACACATTGCCGAAGCCATCAACTACCGGAGTCTCGACCGGGCCGGCTGGGGCCGGTAG
- a CDS encoding ComEC/Rec2 family competence protein codes for MKNASHIRPVPFARILPAVVAGIVAANAVRFPVWPVATAAGVALAAAVLTGRRPAAASLLTYTAIFLSAAAVTLATQPRTVMPHGQRLVMTMAVTDTPEAAGRWTKTTVRIDRYRAFAGGDTAWHFSGEKAVARFDTSFRIRPGERLIATGYAGELGSADYAWYARLMQRRGYSQSVWIDGRQKLLSLPGRHLTPRYCAARMQAGAAERLSRLGLPPAAYGTAAAMSIGYRGGLPAGVRDDYGTTGASHLLAVSGLHVGIVAMLVNLLLWLLPAFRYGHIIKNAAAITAIWLYTALTGLPPSAVRAAMMFTGAQLALAASRTGNSANILLATATVMLLVNPNYLYDISFQLSFTAVAGIFLFYRPLYGLVHSRIKALNAFWAIFMVGLAASLATAPLVSYYFGRIPLIGIILNPLLILTANATVLLSLLWIIAPLPLLQGPFSAAIGAAAGLQNAVVGLAAEKSWASFPLRLEAWQVIALYAAVLAACLLLRGRKTKHNEPSLSETI; via the coding sequence ATGAAAAACGCATCCCACATACGACCGGTACCGTTCGCCCGCATCCTGCCGGCGGTCGTTGCCGGCATCGTCGCGGCGAATGCCGTACGGTTCCCCGTCTGGCCGGTCGCCACTGCCGCCGGAGTGGCACTCGCCGCTGCCGTCCTGACCGGACGGAGGCCTGCCGCCGCATCACTGCTGACCTATACAGCCATCTTTCTTTCGGCCGCAGCCGTGACATTGGCCACCCAACCACGGACGGTGATGCCGCACGGCCAGCGGCTGGTAATGACCATGGCCGTAACCGACACCCCCGAAGCAGCCGGACGCTGGACGAAAACGACCGTCCGCATCGACCGTTACCGCGCTTTCGCAGGCGGCGACACCGCCTGGCATTTCTCCGGAGAAAAGGCGGTGGCCCGTTTCGATACCTCCTTCCGCATCCGACCCGGAGAGCGCCTCATCGCCACGGGGTACGCCGGCGAGCTCGGCAGTGCAGACTACGCATGGTACGCCCGCCTGATGCAACGGCGCGGATACAGCCAGTCCGTCTGGATAGACGGGAGACAGAAACTCCTCTCCCTGCCGGGCCGGCACCTCACCCCGCGCTACTGCGCTGCCCGGATGCAGGCTGGCGCAGCCGAAAGACTCTCGCGCCTCGGCCTGCCACCCGCAGCGTACGGTACAGCCGCGGCCATGAGCATCGGTTACCGCGGCGGCCTGCCGGCCGGAGTACGCGACGATTACGGCACCACCGGTGCATCGCACCTGCTCGCCGTATCGGGTCTCCACGTGGGTATCGTCGCCATGCTGGTGAACCTCCTGCTGTGGCTGCTGCCCGCCTTTCGCTACGGTCACATCATCAAAAATGCCGCGGCCATCACGGCAATATGGCTCTATACGGCACTTACCGGACTTCCGCCATCGGCAGTCCGGGCAGCCATGATGTTCACCGGAGCCCAGCTCGCACTCGCCGCATCACGGACAGGCAACAGCGCCAACATCCTGCTCGCCACCGCAACCGTCATGCTGCTCGTCAACCCCAATTATCTCTACGACATCAGTTTCCAGCTCTCCTTCACGGCCGTCGCCGGCATCTTTCTCTTCTACCGGCCGCTGTACGGCCTCGTACATAGCCGCATCAAGGCGCTCAACGCCTTCTGGGCAATCTTCATGGTAGGGCTCGCCGCCTCGCTCGCCACCGCCCCGCTCGTATCGTACTACTTCGGACGCATTCCGCTCATCGGCATCATTCTCAACCCGCTGCTCATTCTGACGGCCAACGCGACCGTCCTCCTCTCCCTGCTCTGGATAATTGCTCCCTTGCCCCTGCTGCAAGGCCCCTTCTCCGCGGCCATAGGCGCCGCAGCCGGATTGCAGAACGCTGTAGTCGGCCTCGCCGCGGAAAAGAGCTGGGCCTCGTTCCCGCTGCGGCTGGAAGCGTGGCAGGTGATAGCGCTTTATGCCGCGGTACTTGCCGCCTGCCTCCTGCTGCGGGGACGAAAGACAAAACACAACGAACCTTCCCTTTCAGAAACGATATGA
- a CDS encoding YgiQ family radical SAM protein — MTRPPITHSAAEWLPTTVKEVEALGWDYLDIILFSGDAYVDHPAFGAAVIGRLLQAEGYRVAIVPQPNWRDDLRDFRKLGKPRLFFGVSGGSMDSMVNHYTANLRLRSDDAYTPGGKAGFRPDRAVTVYTRILKSLYPNTPVVIGGIEASLRRLTHYDYWSDSLHPSLLIDSGADLLMYGMGDKSIIDVARAMKNGFNAKLLRRLPQVAFLADEGYVARLAPETTLTLHSYEECLASKRAFAENFVRIETESNRLRQEKILVEYAAGKPVVVNPPYPALTEAEIDRSFDLPYTRLPHPRYTGKGDIPAYEMIKYSVNIHRGCFGGCSFCTISAHQGKFISSRSERSVLAEIEKVTRMEGFKGYISDIGGPSANMYGMGGRDTSLCSRCTRPSCLHPKPCPNLDNSHARLLALYRRATEIKGVKKAFIGSGIRYDLFDRSDGGAYLREVVVNHTSGRLKVAPEHTEDEVLKLMRKPSFALFRELNAQFNDICRREGLRYQLIPYFISSHPGCTEADMERLSAITRSLDFRLEQVQDLTPTPMTLSSVMFYTESDPYTGRPLYVAKSQDEKRRQKSYFFRNADGTLRSDQLIPRRGKHGQSHPSRPAAPKPDRQNEHPAGKGRDTAQAIRRAFGEYDTARNDRNSGRPGHGGPDRFSAAAGKKPKGRNR; from the coding sequence ATGACCCGCCCCCCCATCACACACTCCGCAGCGGAGTGGCTGCCCACTACCGTCAAAGAGGTCGAAGCGCTCGGCTGGGACTATCTGGACATCATTCTCTTCTCAGGCGACGCCTACGTAGACCATCCCGCATTCGGTGCAGCCGTAATAGGCCGACTGTTGCAGGCCGAAGGCTACCGCGTGGCCATCGTACCGCAGCCCAACTGGCGCGACGACCTGCGCGATTTCCGCAAGTTGGGCAAGCCGCGGCTCTTCTTCGGCGTATCGGGCGGCAGCATGGACTCCATGGTGAACCACTACACGGCCAACCTGCGGCTGCGGAGCGACGATGCCTATACACCGGGAGGAAAAGCAGGATTTCGGCCCGACCGCGCCGTGACGGTCTATACCCGCATACTGAAGTCGCTCTATCCGAATACGCCCGTAGTCATCGGCGGCATCGAGGCCTCGCTCCGCCGCCTGACGCACTACGACTACTGGAGCGACTCGCTGCATCCATCCCTGCTCATCGACAGCGGCGCCGACCTGCTCATGTACGGCATGGGCGACAAATCCATCATCGACGTGGCACGGGCGATGAAAAACGGTTTCAATGCCAAACTCCTGCGCCGGCTGCCGCAGGTGGCTTTCCTCGCCGACGAAGGGTACGTCGCCCGTCTGGCACCGGAAACGACGCTTACGCTCCACTCCTATGAGGAGTGCCTCGCCTCCAAACGGGCCTTCGCCGAGAATTTCGTCCGCATCGAGACCGAGAGCAACCGCCTCCGACAGGAGAAGATACTCGTGGAATATGCAGCCGGAAAACCGGTGGTGGTGAATCCGCCCTACCCCGCACTGACGGAAGCCGAAATCGACCGCAGTTTCGACCTCCCCTATACGCGCCTGCCCCATCCACGCTATACCGGCAAGGGCGACATCCCCGCCTACGAGATGATTAAATACTCCGTGAACATTCACCGGGGCTGTTTCGGCGGATGCAGCTTCTGCACCATATCCGCCCATCAGGGCAAATTCATCTCCTCGCGCAGCGAACGTTCCGTACTGGCCGAAATCGAGAAGGTCACCCGCATGGAGGGCTTCAAAGGGTATATCTCCGACATCGGCGGCCCCTCGGCCAACATGTACGGCATGGGAGGCCGCGACACATCGCTGTGCAGCCGGTGCACGCGCCCCTCCTGCCTGCACCCGAAACCCTGCCCCAATCTCGACAACAGCCATGCCCGGCTGCTGGCGCTCTACCGGCGGGCGACGGAAATCAAGGGCGTCAAGAAAGCCTTCATCGGCAGCGGTATCCGTTACGACCTGTTCGACCGCAGCGACGGCGGGGCCTACCTGCGCGAAGTGGTCGTAAACCACACCTCCGGCAGGCTGAAAGTAGCCCCGGAGCACACCGAAGACGAGGTACTGAAGCTGATGCGCAAGCCGTCGTTCGCACTGTTCCGCGAGCTGAACGCACAATTCAACGACATCTGCCGCCGCGAAGGGCTCCGCTACCAGCTCATCCCCTATTTCATATCGAGCCATCCGGGCTGCACCGAAGCCGACATGGAACGCCTCTCGGCAATCACGCGCTCGCTCGACTTCCGGCTGGAGCAGGTACAGGACCTTACTCCCACCCCCATGACGCTCAGTTCCGTGATGTTCTATACGGAGAGCGACCCCTACACGGGACGTCCCCTCTACGTGGCGAAAAGCCAGGACGAAAAGCGCCGCCAAAAGAGCTACTTCTTCCGCAATGCCGACGGCACCCTGCGCAGCGACCAGCTCATCCCCCGCCGAGGCAAGCACGGACAAAGCCACCCGAGCCGCCCTGCCGCTCCGAAACCGGACAGGCAAAACGAGCACCCCGCAGGCAAGGGGCGCGATACGGCGCAGGCCATCCGCCGGGCCTTCGGGGAGTACGACACGGCCCGGAACGACCGCAACAGCGGGCGGCCCGGACACGGCGGCCCGGACAGGTTCTCCGCAGCCGCAGGGAAAAAGCCGAAAGGCCGCAACCGGTAG
- a CDS encoding phosphorylase family protein has translation MMRIVVMYPTWGEARPFMLGSAGGTAEVWRCGIGAVECAARTAGVLAARRPDFILLAGIAGAHPSVGLAKGDTVMVSREYAADVGTLREGRFIPLPVDGNDVKNNFYDNPTSVPPLFRSVASDTVAVAGTPVRAESAAGIENMEGAGFFAVCGALGVPFAELRCISNYIGEERGRWRIAEAVGRLAEDVGRFIDAVREWS, from the coding sequence ATGATGAGGATAGTCGTGATGTACCCTACCTGGGGGGAGGCCAGGCCGTTCATGCTTGGTTCCGCCGGAGGTACGGCGGAGGTGTGGCGGTGCGGTATCGGTGCCGTGGAGTGTGCTGCGCGCACGGCGGGTGTCCTCGCTGCACGGAGACCCGACTTCATCCTGTTGGCCGGTATTGCCGGTGCACATCCGTCCGTCGGGCTGGCGAAGGGCGATACAGTGATGGTGTCGCGCGAATATGCCGCCGATGTGGGGACGCTGCGCGAGGGGCGTTTCATTCCGCTGCCGGTGGACGGGAACGACGTGAAGAACAACTTTTACGATAACCCCACGTCCGTGCCGCCCCTTTTCCGGAGCGTAGCCTCGGATACGGTCGCCGTCGCGGGAACACCCGTGAGGGCGGAGAGTGCGGCCGGCATAGAGAATATGGAGGGAGCCGGTTTCTTCGCCGTATGCGGTGCGCTGGGGGTGCCTTTCGCCGAGCTTCGCTGCATATCGAATTATATCGGCGAGGAGCGCGGCCGTTGGCGGATTGCGGAGGCGGTCGGAAGGCTTGCGGAGGATGTCGGGAGGTTCATCGACGCCGTGCGGGAGTGGTCGTAA
- the dnaB gene encoding replicative DNA helicase, whose translation MAKNYTPNQNNRQAYDTLTEGAATLPPQAVELEEAVLGALMLEGDSITTVQEFLTADAFYLDTHRIIYRAIEELCSENKPVDLLTVTEKLKRQKKLKEVGGAPFLAQLTQKVASAMNIEFHATIIAQKYVQRELIRASTEIQRRSYDESTDVTDLIDYAEAEIFKVSEGHIKRDIQSASLVFDKAMKAIEEAHAQGGTMNGVPTGFTRLDQLTLGWQPSDLIIIAARPSMGKTAFVLSMARNMAIDHEKPVAFFSLEMSSVQLMMRLIVAESGLSSADVRSGKLTAEQWRHLEQTTRILPTAPLFIDDTPALSIYELRSKARRLKAQHDIQIIIIDYLQLMTGNADSRGNREQEVASISRGLKSIAKELNIPIIALSQLNRSIESRSGLKRPQLSDLRESGAIEQDADIVAFIHRPEYFGFTQDEDGNPTAGMAEIILAKHRNGATDTVKLRFRKEQARFLDYDDEAGTMIESSMNDDDYGSLSGAGAAEFDSDLNGGGSFGRPMRTFDEESPF comes from the coding sequence ATGGCTAAGAACTATACACCCAACCAAAACAACCGACAGGCATACGACACGCTCACGGAAGGCGCCGCCACCCTGCCGCCCCAGGCGGTGGAGCTGGAGGAGGCCGTGCTCGGCGCCCTCATGCTCGAAGGCGACAGCATCACCACCGTGCAGGAGTTCCTGACGGCCGACGCATTCTATCTCGACACGCACCGCATCATCTACCGCGCCATTGAAGAGCTCTGCTCGGAAAACAAGCCGGTGGACCTGCTTACAGTCACCGAGAAACTCAAGCGGCAGAAAAAACTGAAAGAGGTGGGCGGCGCCCCTTTTCTCGCCCAGCTGACGCAGAAGGTGGCCTCGGCGATGAACATCGAGTTCCACGCCACCATCATCGCACAGAAATACGTGCAGCGGGAACTCATCCGCGCCTCGACCGAGATACAGCGCCGCTCCTACGATGAGAGTACCGACGTGACCGACCTGATAGACTACGCCGAAGCGGAGATTTTCAAGGTTTCGGAGGGACACATCAAGCGCGATATCCAGAGCGCCAGTCTCGTTTTCGACAAGGCGATGAAGGCCATCGAGGAGGCGCACGCACAGGGCGGCACGATGAACGGCGTCCCGACCGGCTTCACCCGCCTCGACCAGCTCACGCTGGGATGGCAGCCCTCCGACCTCATCATCATCGCAGCCCGTCCCTCGATGGGCAAGACCGCCTTCGTCCTCTCCATGGCCCGCAACATGGCCATCGACCACGAAAAGCCCGTGGCTTTCTTCTCGCTCGAAATGAGTTCCGTGCAGCTTATGATGCGCCTCATCGTCGCCGAATCGGGGCTCTCCTCGGCCGACGTGCGGAGCGGCAAGCTGACCGCCGAGCAGTGGCGCCACCTCGAACAGACGACACGCATCCTGCCCACCGCTCCGCTTTTCATCGACGATACGCCGGCCCTCTCCATCTACGAGCTCCGCTCGAAGGCCCGCCGTCTCAAGGCACAGCACGACATCCAGATAATCATCATCGACTACCTGCAGCTCATGACGGGCAACGCCGACAGCCGCGGCAACCGTGAACAGGAGGTGGCCTCCATTTCTCGCGGTCTGAAATCCATCGCCAAGGAGCTCAACATCCCCATCATCGCCCTCTCGCAGCTCAACCGCTCCATCGAGTCGCGCTCCGGCCTCAAACGGCCGCAGCTCTCCGACTTGCGCGAATCGGGGGCCATCGAGCAGGATGCCGACATCGTGGCCTTCATCCACCGTCCGGAATACTTCGGCTTCACACAGGACGAAGACGGTAACCCGACGGCGGGTATGGCCGAAATCATCCTCGCCAAGCACCGTAACGGCGCGACGGATACCGTAAAACTGCGCTTCCGCAAGGAGCAGGCCCGCTTCCTCGATTACGATGACGAAGCGGGGACGATGATAGAGAGCAGTATGAACGACGACGATTACGGTTCGCTCTCCGGAGCCGGAGCCGCAGAGTTCGACAGCGACCTGAACGGAGGCGGCTCGTTCGGACGCCCCATGCGGACGTTCGACGAGGAGAGCCCCTTCTGA
- a CDS encoding 1,4-dihydroxy-6-naphthoate synthase, translating into MKLSLAISPCPNDTFMFDAMLNGRIDTEGLEFEVVFKDIEELNAGLSAAEGVRPHISKASYAVLPQVADRYCALRSGSALGRGNGPLLVAGDESAATDDCSMRIAVPGMHTTANLLMERLFPHLSDKRAYLFSDIPHIVGRGECDAGVLIHEGRFVYRRYGLFLLADLGVEWERATGLPLPLGVIVADRNLPAEVAGTAERVLRRSIAYAFAHPADSLPFVREYAQELDEGVIRNHIEFFVNDYSLDIGPEGAEAVARLLDMPSATLFRA; encoded by the coding sequence ATGAAATTATCGCTTGCCATTTCGCCGTGTCCGAACGACACGTTCATGTTCGATGCCATGCTCAACGGACGCATCGATACCGAAGGGTTGGAGTTCGAGGTCGTCTTCAAGGATATAGAGGAGCTGAATGCGGGACTCTCCGCCGCGGAGGGAGTACGTCCGCACATCAGCAAGGCGAGTTATGCCGTCCTGCCGCAGGTCGCCGACCGTTATTGCGCTCTGCGCAGCGGGAGTGCGCTGGGACGCGGCAACGGCCCGCTGCTGGTGGCCGGCGACGAAAGTGCCGCGACGGACGACTGTTCGATGCGTATCGCCGTACCGGGGATGCACACTACTGCGAACCTGCTCATGGAGCGTCTCTTTCCGCACCTTTCCGACAAACGGGCCTATCTCTTCTCCGATATTCCGCACATCGTCGGGCGGGGCGAGTGCGATGCGGGGGTGCTGATACACGAGGGACGTTTCGTCTATCGCCGTTACGGGCTCTTTCTGCTGGCCGACCTCGGTGTGGAGTGGGAGCGGGCGACCGGGCTGCCCCTGCCGCTGGGAGTCATCGTCGCCGACCGGAACCTGCCTGCGGAGGTGGCCGGGACGGCGGAACGTGTGCTGCGCCGGAGCATCGCCTATGCCTTCGCGCATCCGGCCGATTCGTTACCCTTCGTCCGGGAGTATGCGCAGGAGTTGGACGAAGGGGTGATAAGAAACCATATCGAATTCTTCGTGAACGACTATTCGCTGGATATTGGCCCGGAGGGTGCCGAAGCGGTCGCCAGACTGCTCGACATGCCCTCTGCAACGTTGTTCCGGGCTTGA